One bacterium genomic region harbors:
- a CDS encoding XRE family transcriptional regulator codes for MATTLKEKMKKLPAKRRKKIEKRAAELIAEEMSLRDLRKAHQLTQKRLAKSLGITQDGVSRLEKRSDLLISTLQNYVHGMGGTLHLVAEFPDRPPVKLKGFAEMDERAEKNGA; via the coding sequence ATGGCGACGACGCTGAAAGAAAAAATGAAAAAGCTGCCCGCGAAGCGGCGGAAGAAAATCGAGAAAAGGGCGGCGGAACTGATCGCCGAGGAAATGTCCCTCCGCGACCTGCGGAAGGCGCACCAGCTGACCCAGAAGCGCCTTGCCAAGAGCCTCGGCATCACCCAGGACGGCGTTTCGCGCCTGGAGAAGCGCTCCGACCTGCTGATCTCCACCCTGCAGAACTATGTGCACGGCATGGGCGGGACGCTGCACCTCGTCGCCGAGTTCCCGGACCGCCCGCCCGTGAAGCTGAAGGGCTTCGCCGAGATGGACGAAAGGGCTGAAAAAAACGGTGCATGA